From Xanthomonas citri pv. mangiferaeindicae:
GCTTGGTCAGCAACAGCGGCAGCTCGACGTTCTTCTGCGCGCTCAGCGCCGGCATCAGGTTGTAGAACTGGAACACGTAGCCGACGTTGCGGCTGCGCCAGCTCGACAGTTGCCCGCCGCCCATCCGATCGATGCGCTCGCCGTGGACGGCGATCTCGCCGCCGGTGGGCGTGTCGAGTCCGCCGATCAGATTCAGCAGCGTGGTCTTGCCCGAACCCGAAGGGCCCATCAGCGCGACGAAATCGCCTTCGGCGATATCGAGATCGACGCCGTGCAGCACCTCGACCCGCTCGGGTCCGCGCTGGTAGGACTTGGTGAGATTGCGGATCGACACCAGTGCCATCGTCATTCCCCTTTCGTGATCTGGAACTGTGGTGCTGCGCAGTGGGCGCAGCGTGTTGTGACCGATCGCGCCATTCGCGCAAGTGCGCGTTGCAGTGGATCAGTCCTTGACCCGGACGCGGCTGCCGTCGGCGAGTGCATCGGGCGCATTGACCACCAGCACATCGCCGGGCGCTACCCCGGATGCGATCTCGACATTGCCGCCGATGCGCTGGCCCAGTTCGACGGTGCGCTGGCGCACGACGTCGCCGTCGACCACGAACACCACCTGCGCACCATCGCGCTCGGCC
This genomic window contains:
- a CDS encoding ABC transporter ATP-binding protein, giving the protein MTMALVSIRNLTKSYQRGPERVEVLHGVDLDIAEGDFVALMGPSGSGKTTLLNLIGGLDTPTGGEIAVHGERIDRMGGGQLSSWRSRNVGYVFQFYNLMPALSAQKNVELPLLLTKLSGAQRKRNAQIALTLVGLSDRTSHKPNELSGGQQQRVAIARAIVSDPTLLICDEPTGDLDRQSAEDILGLLQTLNREHGKTIVMVTHDPKAAEYASHTLHLDKGTLVGEHAAAA